The sequence TGCAAATTTTTTTCAAATTTATAAATATCTTCTAAAACAAATGTCTCTTTTTTAATTTTATTAACACAATTCATTACATCTATAATCCAACTGCGTTTTGCTATCTTTTCTTTTTTTAAAAATGAAGTTGCTAAAATTTTACTTTTAACACCTATTTCAGAAAGAACTTTAGAACCTTCAACTAAAACAATTTTACCTTCATTAGGAATAAGTGATAATAAAATATTACTTCCTGTCCAACCAGCCCGCCTTGCCGTAGATTTTAATGGATTTCGTTTTTCAATAATATTTTCAGTAAAATAATATCTGGGAACAAACATTAAATTGCCAACATGGTTATTATTATAAGTAAGAAAAAACAAACTAGGATTATTATCAGCCCGCAATCGCCGAATCTTTGTAAAGTATTCGCCATCAGCAATTTTATTGTGGTTAAGATTTTTTGTATTTTTACTTTTTAATTCAAATTCTTCTTTACACTTTACACAATAAAAATCCGCTAACTTTTTATTATTTTCAAATTTGGCTAATTTATTTTTACAGTAGGGGCAAAATCCATTTATAAAAAACCATGCTTCAGATAAAATACGAATTTTTTGCGAATTATTCTTATATCCGCTGATATCAAGTTTTGGGAAATATAAATTCATAATATTGCTTCTTTTATGTTTGAATGTTGTGTCTCGCTTACTTTATCGTTACTTTTATGTTTTTTATTTTGTTGGTGCCTATGTATTGGTTTAGGCGGCGGATTATTTCTTTTTTGCGTAAATTTATTTCGTGGACGGCGGCGCTGTATGGGGTTTGGGCGTAGATAACTCCGTCTTTAAAGCCTGAAATTTCCGCGCTGTCAACGTTTACTTCTTTATCCCACACTTTTGCGATTGTGAAAAAGTCGGAATCTAATCCGAGCATTTTTTTAAGCGCTTCCATAACCCCGGAAACTTCCGTAAGGTTGGATTTGCGCTCCGCTTTATATTTTTGTTTTTTTTCTTCAAAAAATGAAAAGGTCATTTATTATTCCAAAAAAGCGACGGGAATTATATTTATAAACTATGCAAGGGGCTTTGTTCCTGCACAATTACAGGCAACAACTCCGGATTGCCGCGTTAAGGCTTTGCCTTTCCTCGCAGTGACGAATACTGCAATTAAATTAGTAATTAGAAATGAGGAGTTAGGAATTAACGGCAAAGACAAATACCCAAATACCCCGCCCTATCGGGCTCCGGTGCGCTCACCCCGTATTACAACCTTACGGGGCAGGCTCGTTTTTGGATTAACATCTTACTTACAAGCGCCCGTTCGTGGCTCGTGCTCCTTATTCGTCGCACACTCACCCCCTTTTTCAAAAGGGGAATTAACAACACTTGCTCCTTACTCCTTCCTACTTTCTACTTTAACAACTTGCCGTTTCCCATCTTCTCACCTTCCCACCCTCTGCCGTTATTACACGCGCATTGGCATTACTACGCACAAATAATTTTTGTCGTTTTCGGGGGCAAGGGTTGCCGGGTTTAGGGCGTTTGTAAATTCAAAAATTGTGAAATCTTCGTCTATGTTTTGAAGAACTTCTTTTATGAAATTAGGATTAAAATTAATTTCTACGGGGTCGCCTTTGTACTGCGTAACAACTTCCGCTTCGCCGGAACCAAGCCCTGCGGTGGACGCTGAAATTCTTAATACTTCGGAACCGAAATAAAATTTTACGGCTGAAGATCTGTCTGAAGAAAGTCTGTCGCCGGTAAGAAGCGCCATTTGTTTTACCGCGGCAAGCGTTTCTTTAACGTTAAGTTTTACCTGCGAATTGGATTTTTTAGGAATAACCTGCTCGTAATTTGGGAAAACGCCTTCTATTAATGTGGAAACAAAAGTTATATCGTCAATTTCTACGGCGCACTGGCTGTCGGTTAAGCCTACTTTAACTTTTTCCGCTTTTTCTGCAGCGCTTATAAGTCTTAAAATGTCCGACACGGCTTTTGTGGGCACTATGGCTTTGCCTTTAATTTTTTTATCTAAATTATTTGTAGTAACATAAGCAAGCCTTCTGCCGTCGGTAGCTACCATTTTTAAACTTTCGCCGTCGGCAATAAAATATACGCCGTTTAAAACGTATCTTTGAGAATCTTTAGAAACCGCAAACGCCGTTTTTCTAAGCATTGCGGCAAATTCATTTTTATCTACCGTAAAATTATTTTCTTTTGGAAATTCCGGAATTACGGGATATTCCGTTTTAGAAATTCCCATAAGGGTAAATTTTGATTTTTGCGATTTTATATTTATTTGATTTGTGTCGTCGGCTTTAATTTCTATATCCG is a genomic window of Endomicrobium proavitum containing:
- the dnaN gene encoding DNA polymerase III subunit beta, whose protein sequence is MKVICGKEELIKGIQTVSPVASSKSTLPVLSNFLFETEGDRIKLSSTDLEIAVQCHIKGEIVEEGGITIPAKRFADIIKELSSEADIEIKADDTNQINIKSQKSKFTLMGISKTEYPVIPEFPKENNFTVDKNEFAAMLRKTAFAVSKDSQRYVLNGVYFIADGESLKMVATDGRRLAYVTTNNLDKKIKGKAIVPTKAVSDILRLISAAEKAEKVKVGLTDSQCAVEIDDITFVSTLIEGVFPNYEQVIPKKSNSQVKLNVKETLAAVKQMALLTGDRLSSDRSSAVKFYFGSEVLRISASTAGLGSGEAEVVTQYKGDPVEINFNPNFIKEVLQNIDEDFTIFEFTNALNPATLAPENDKNYLCVVMPMRV
- a CDS encoding DpnI domain-containing protein, which translates into the protein MNLYFPKLDISGYKNNSQKIRILSEAWFFINGFCPYCKNKLAKFENNKKLADFYCVKCKEEFELKSKNTKNLNHNKIADGEYFTKIRRLRADNNPSLFFLTYNNNHVGNLMFVPRYYFTENIIEKRNPLKSTARRAGWTGSNILLSLIPNEGKIVLVEGSKVLSEIGVKSKILATSFLKKEKIAKRSWIIDVMNCVNKIKKETFVLEDIYKFEKNLQQLHSANKNIKPKIRQQLQILRNKKIIEFVDNKGKYKKRSI
- a CDS encoding DciA family protein, with the translated sequence MTFSFFEEKKQKYKAERKSNLTEVSGVMEALKKMLGLDSDFFTIAKVWDKEVNVDSAEISGFKDGVIYAQTPYSAAVHEINLRKKEIIRRLNQYIGTNKIKNIKVTIK